One part of the Kryptolebias marmoratus isolate JLee-2015 linkage group LG13, ASM164957v2, whole genome shotgun sequence genome encodes these proteins:
- the npm1a gene encoding nucleophosmin 1a, translating to MNGVNDELVSPQNFLYGCVLEAGKEVVFNPDDDELEHQLDLRMACVDPSTKDQIHMVEVEGKDSEGQKVKAVLVSLKPSTLPSVCLGGFTVTPPAVFRLKAGSGPVHISGQHLVMMEPDQTFDEEEEEEEEEEEEEEVKTSKKRPASSLAPKTQKKMKMEGDDEDDEDDEDEDDEEDDEESEAEESHVKAKPTPTKQKKNPQNGKSPAPSTPATKQTPKGKGEKSPKIQTPKANLTLPEIKAKITEAMKKGVTLPKVQAKFENFIKHGQNVSDPKIVAELWKWRQTLKEDK from the exons atgaacggAGTGAACGACGAGCTGGTGTCGCCACAGAACTTCCTTTACG gaTGTGTCCTGGAAGCCGGAAAGGAGGTGGTCTTCAATCCTGACGATGATGAGTTGGAGCATCAGTTAGATCTGAGAATG GCCTGTGTGGACCCCAGCACAAAAGATCAGATTCACATGGTGGAGGTGGAAGGAAAAGACTCAGAGGGTCAGAAAGTCAAGGCTGTGCTCGTTTCACTCAAGCCCTCTACCCTGCCGAGT gtGTGTCTTGGTGGATTCACGGTTACGCCCCCAGCAGTGTTTCGTCTGAAGGCAGGTTCAGGTCCGGTGCACATCAGTGGGCAGCACCTCGTCA TGATGGAGCCTGATCAGACttttgatgaagaggaggaggaggaggaagaagaggaagaggaggaggaagtcaAAACATCTAAGAAAAGGCCTGCCTCATCCCTTGCCCCAAAAACTCAG aaaaaaatgaaaatggaagGTGATGATGAGGacgatgaagatgatgaggatga GGATGATGAAGAGGACGACGAGGAAAGCGAGGCAGAAGAATCACATGTGAAG GCCAAACCAACCCcgaccaaacaaaagaaaaaccctcaGAACGGCAAGAGCCCTGCACCCAGCACTCCCGCTACAAAGCAG acccCCAAAGGGAAAGGTGAGAAGTCGCCTAAAATCCAAACTCCCAAAGCAAATTTGACTCTGCCTGAGATTAAAGCCAAGATTACTGAGGCGATGAAGAAG GGTGTCACATTACCTAAAGTTCAGGCCAAGTTTGAGAACTTCATCAAGCATGGCCAAAATGTGTCAGATCCCAAG aTCGTTGCAGAGCTGTGGAAGTGGAGACAGACACTGAAGGAAGACAAATAA
- the LOC108233802 gene encoding claudin-7-B: MANSGLQILGFALGLLGVIGLVIGTILPQWKMSAFVGSNIITAVSMYEGLWMSCAFQSTGQIQCKVYDSMLQLNSALQATRALMIVSIIASVAGLGVATMGMKCTNCGGDDKAKKARIALTGGIIILIGSLCAIVACSWFANDIVRAFYDPFTPVNTRYEFGAAMFIAWAGAFLALVGGAMLSASCPKRKAEPKYPISRPPSSNKSFV; this comes from the exons aTGGCCAACTCAGGTCTTCAGATTTTGGGCTTCGCCCTGGGTCTTCTGGGTGTAATTGGACTGGTTATTGGGACCATTTTGCCCCAGTGGAAGATGTCTGCCTTCGTTGGGTCCAACATCATCACGGCGGTGTCCATGTACGAGGGACTGTGGATGTCCTGCGCCTTCCAGAGCACCGGGCAGATTCAGTGCAAGGTGTACGACTCCATGCTGCAGCTCAACA GTGCCCTTCAGGCAACACGCGCCCTCATGATTGTGAGCATCATTGCTTCTGTGGCTGGTCTTGGTGTAGCCACCATGGGAATGAAATGCACCAACTGTGGAGGCGACGACAAAGCGAAAAAGGCCCGCATTGCTTTGACCGGCGGCATCATCATTCTTATTGGCT CTTTGTGTGCCATTGTTGCCTGCTCTTGGTTTGCTAACGACATCGTCCGAGCCTTCTATGACCCCTTCACTCCTGTCAATACAAG GTATGAGTTTGGTGCTGCCATGTTCATTGCCTGGGCCGGAGCATTCCTTGCCTTAGTGGGAGGCGCCATGCTGTCAGCATCCTGCCcgaaaagaaaagctgaaccCAAGTATCCCATATCAAGACCCCCGAGCAGCAACAAATCATTTGTTTGA